The Salvia miltiorrhiza cultivar Shanhuang (shh) chromosome 1, IMPLAD_Smil_shh, whole genome shotgun sequence genome has a window encoding:
- the LOC131010115 gene encoding protein ALP1-like — MVAWHDAYTLGDQGEPTIILEVVASQELWIWHAFFGIAGSNNDTNVLNQSTLFNDVLSGNEAAVHFLANNSYHTRGYYLTDGIYPDWPVFVKSFAFPSDEKKRRFKVMQEAARKDVERAFGVLQARWGIIRGSSRLWKQKHMNSIMFTCILLHNMIIEDE; from the exons ATGG TGGCTTGGCATGACGCTTACACTCTAGGAGATCAGGGCGAGCCAACGATTATATTAGAGGTTGTTGCTTCACAAGAGTTGTGGATATGGCACGCCTTTTTCGGAATCGCCGGGTCAAATAATGACACCAACGTTCTCAACCAGTCCACGTTATTCAATGACGTCCTATCGGGCAATGAAGCAGCGGTGCATTTCCTCGCCAACAATTCCTACCACACCAGAGGCTACTACTTAACTGATGGCATCTATCCGGATTGGCCGGTATTCGTCAAAAGCTTCGCATTTCCGAGCGACGAGAAGAAGCGAAGGTTCAAAGTGATGCAAGAAGCTGCAAGGAAGGATGTGGAACGAGCTTTTGGCGTTCTTCAAGCTCGTTGGGGTATAATTAGAGGCTCGTCTCGTCTATGGAAGCAGAAGCATATGAACAGCATCATGTTTACGTGCATCCTATTGCACAACATGATAATTGAGGATGAATGA
- the LOC130994505 gene encoding FCS-Like Zinc finger 5-like, with amino-acid sequence MMLGKRARPPMKRTTSMTEFTLDLNGGAVYQPSDPQNPFNGGIDQQYLASAAAAAAPRSQRRNSADFVQTASFLRVCSFCKRRLVPGRDIFMYRGDSAFCSLECRQQQISQDERKDKCSLTASKQEASSAAGETVPAV; translated from the exons ATGATGTTGGGAAAGAGAGCTCGCCCGCCGATGAAGAGGACTACGAGCATGACGGAGTTCACCTTGGATCTCAACGGCGGCGCTGTCTATCAGCCGTCGGATCCTCAAAATCCTTTCAACGGCGGTATAGATCAGCAGTACTtggcctccgccgccgccgccgcagctccGAGATCGCAGCGCCGCAACTCGGCTGACTTCGTTCAAACGGCTAGTTTTTTGAGGGTTTGCTCCTTCTGCAAACGCCGTCTCGTTCCTGGCCGTGATATCTTCATGTACAG AGGTGATAGTGCTTTCTGCAGTCTAGAATGCAGACAACAGCAAATTTCTCAAGACGAGAGAAAGGATAAGTGTTCGTTAACGGCGTCGAAGCAGGAAGCCTCGAGTGCCGCCGGCGAGACGGTGCCGGCGGTGTAG